The Candidatus Limnocylindrales bacterium DNA segment CTGGCTCGAGCGCGAACGCCAGAATCTTCCTGGTTCGCCGGCGGGTGACCAGAGCTGGCAGCGTCAGTTCGCCCGCGACTTCGACGACTTCGCGCGCGACCCGCGCATCCGCGAGCTTCTCGACGTCGCGCGCGGCGCCGCCGATCCCGTCCGCGAGCAGGCCGCATGACCGGCGCACGCCGAAACGTCTCGCGAGCGGACGACGCCGTCCCCGCCGAAGCAGCCGCCTGCGCGCGCGTCTTCGGCGAACAGGACGCGTTCTTCTTCGGCGAAGGCTCGCACCGCCGGCTTTATGAGAAACTCGGAGCGCACCCGTGCCGGCATGGCGGAACCGACGGCACGCATTTCTCGGTCTGGGCGCCGAACGCAACGTCGGCAAGCGTCGTCGGTTCGTTCAACGGCTGGAATCCGGGCGCGCACCGGCTGAGCCCGTCACGGCCGAGCGGCATCTGGTCGGCATTCATTCCCGGCGTGGGCCCGGGCGCGCTCTACAAGCTGCGCATCGAGAACGAAGGCGGTCGCGCGCGCGAAAAAGCCGATCCTTTTGCATTCTTCGCCGAGCAGCCGCCGCGCACGGCTTCGGTGGTCTGGAACCTCGACGATTACGAATGGAACGATTCGGACTGGATGAACACGCGCGGCGGCCGCAATGCGCGCACGGCACCGATCTCGATCTACGAGATGCACCTCGGCTCGTGGCGCCGGCGCAAGGACGGCTGGTCGCTCGGCTACCGCGAGCTTGCCGATCCGCTCATCGATCATCTTCGCACCAGCGGCTTCACGCACGTCGAGTTCATGCCGGTCATGGAGCATCCGTTCTACGGATCGTGGGGCTACCAGATCTCCGGATACTTCGCCGCGACCAGCCGCTACGGCACGCCGCAGGACCTCATGTATCTGGTCGACCGGCTGCACCAGGCCGGAATCGGCGTGATCCTGGACTGGGTTCCGTCGCATTTCCCGGAGGACGCGCACGGGCTCGCCGCGTTCGACGGCACGTGCCTGTTCGAGCATTCCGATCCGCGCCAGGGTTTTCATCCCGACTGGAAGAGCCTGGTCTTCAACTACGGGCGCCACGAAGTGCGCGCGTTCCTCATCAGCAACGCATTCTTCTGGCTCGACCGCTACCACGTCGACGGCATTCGCGTCGATGCGGTCGCCTCGATGCTCTATCTCGACTATTCGAGGGCGCCGGGTCAGTGGATTCCCAATCCGTCGGGTGGCCGCGAGAACTTCGAGGCTGTCCTGTTCCTTCGCGAGCTCAATGAAGCGGTCTACGCCGAGTATCCCGACGTCCAGACGTTCGCCGAGGAGTCGACGTCATGGCCGATGGTCTCGCGTCCGACGACCACCGGCGGGCTCGGATTCGGCTTCAAGTGGGACATGGGCTGGATGAACGACACGCTCCGCTACATCGCGCGCGATCCGTTTTTCCGGCACTACCATCACGGCGAGCTCGGATTCCGTTCGCTGTACGCGAACAGCGAGAACTTCGTGCTGCCGCTGTCGCACGACGAGGTCGTGCACGGCAAGCGCTCGCTCGCGTCCAAGATGCCGGGCGACGCCTGGCAGCGGCTCGCGAACCTGCGGCTCCTGTTCGCATACATGTGGGCGCTGCCCGGCAAGAAGCTCCTGTTCATGGGCGGCGAGATCGCGCAGCCGTACGAATGGAACCACGACGGCTCGCTCGATTGGACCGGCGTCGAAGCTGCGCCCGAGCGCCAGGCGGTGGCGCGCCTGGTCGGCGACCTGAACACCGTCTATCGCCGCGAAGCCGCGCTCCATGAAGGCGACTGCGAGCCGTACGGTTTCGAATGGATCGACGGCAGCGACGCGCGCGCGAGCACGATTTCGTTCGTGCGCTGGTCGTCGTCCCGGCACGCGCCGATCGTGGCCGCATTCAACTTCACACCGGTGCCACATCCGTGTTACCGCATCGGCTCGCCGCGGGCCGGAATCTGGCGCGAGATCCTCAACACGGATGCCGCCGATTACGGCGGGACCGGCTGGGGCAATCTCGGCGCGGTCGCGACCGAGGATGCACCGATGCACGGCAAGCCGTGCTCGATGGATCTGGTGCTGCCTCCTCTTGCCGGCGTGTGGCTGCGCTGGGAGGAACCGTGGTGAGAAAGCCGGCGCTCTGCATCCACGGCCACTTCTACCAGCCGCCGCGCGAAAATCCGTGGACCGGCCGCGTCGAAGCGCAGCCCAGTGCCGCGCCGGCGCACGACTGGAACGAGCGCATCACCGAAGAGTGCTATCGCCCGAACAGCGCAGCGCGCCTGCTGCCGCACGCCGAGCGCAACCTCGGCGAGCGCGAGTTCATGAACTACGCGCACATGAGCTTCGATTTCGGCCCGACGCTTCTCGCGTATCTTGCGCGCGAGCAGCGCGACGTCCACGAAGCGCTCGTGGCCGGCGATCGCGATGCCGTTCGTCGTTTTTCCGGTCACGGCGCGGCGATCGCGCAAAGCTACTCGCATTCGATCCTGCCGCTCGCGAGCGCCCGCGACCGCCGCACCGAGGTCGTCTGGGGACTGCGCGATTTCGAGCTTCGCTTCGGGCGGCGCAGCGAAGGCCTGTGGTTGCCGGAGTGCGCCGCCGATACGCCGACCCTCGAGGAGCTCGCCGACGAAGGCGTGCGCTTCACGATCCTGTCGCCGCGCCAGGCGCGCCGCATCCGGCGCATCGGAAGCGAGAACTGGACCATGCTCGACGGCGACAAGACCATCGACACGCGCGTGCCGTATCTCGTCCGCCTCGGCGCCGGCCGCCAGATCGCGGTGTTCTTCTACGACGGCCCGCTCGCACATTCGGTCGCGTTCGGGCGCACGCTGTGCGACGGCGCAGCGTTTCTTGCCGCGCTCGAGCGCGAGCACGGCCATCTGCCCGGCCTCGTGCATTTCGCGACCGACGGAGAAACCTACGGGCACCACCAGCGGCTCGGCGAGATGGGCCTTGCGTGGCTGCTCGAGAGCGTCGAGCGCGGCGAAAGCGCATTCGACCTGACCGTCTACGGGCGCCATCTCGAAAAGCAGCCGCCGATACACGAAGTCGAGATCTTCGAGAAGAGCTCGTGGAGCTGCGCGCACGGCGTCGAGCGCTGGCGAAGTGCATGCGGCTGTTCCGGCGGTCGCCGGCAGGGCAACCAGAGCTGGCGCACGCCGCTGCGCGAAGCGCTCGACCTGCTGCGCGACCTGCTCGCGCCGATCTATGAGCGCGAGTGCGGCGAGCTGCTCGAGGATCCGTGGGGTGCACGCGATCGTTTCGCCGAAGTGCTCGTGCGGCGCACGCCGCGGATCGAGAACATCTTCCTCGACCGCGAAGCGGGCCGCGTCCTCGCCGAGCCCGACAAGCTGCGCGCGCTCCAGCTTCTCGACATGCAGCGCCACGCACTGCTGATGTATGCGAGCTGCGCGTGGTTCTTCGACGATCTCTCGGATATCGAGCCGCTGCAGACGGTTGCGCACGCTGCCCGTGCCATCGAGCTGGCCGGCGTGCGCGAAGTGCCGCGGCTCGAGCGGCTGTTCACCAACGCCCTGTCGCACGCGGTCGGCAACGACGGCGCCACCGGCGACGTCGTCTACGAACGCGTCGTTGCCGCCCACCGCCCGGCAACCGACGCGAACAACTGAAGAAGAGGAGACGGCCCCGAGTGGAAACACCGATCGAAATCGACGCTGCACGCCTGCGCGAACGGCTCGAACGCCTCGGCAGGAACCTGTGGTGGAGCTGGGATCACCGACTCGATCACATCCTGCGGCGCATCGATGCCGAGCTGTGGGAGCATCTTCGCCACAATCCGACCGCGTTCGTGCGCGACGTGACCGACGACAAGCTCGAAGGCGCTGCGGCCTCGGTGCTTCCGGACCTGATATCGACCGAGGATTCGCTGTCGGCGTACCTTGCCGATA contains these protein-coding regions:
- the glgB gene encoding 1,4-alpha-glucan branching protein GlgB; this encodes MTGARRNVSRADDAVPAEAAACARVFGEQDAFFFGEGSHRRLYEKLGAHPCRHGGTDGTHFSVWAPNATSASVVGSFNGWNPGAHRLSPSRPSGIWSAFIPGVGPGALYKLRIENEGGRAREKADPFAFFAEQPPRTASVVWNLDDYEWNDSDWMNTRGGRNARTAPISIYEMHLGSWRRRKDGWSLGYRELADPLIDHLRTSGFTHVEFMPVMEHPFYGSWGYQISGYFAATSRYGTPQDLMYLVDRLHQAGIGVILDWVPSHFPEDAHGLAAFDGTCLFEHSDPRQGFHPDWKSLVFNYGRHEVRAFLISNAFFWLDRYHVDGIRVDAVASMLYLDYSRAPGQWIPNPSGGRENFEAVLFLRELNEAVYAEYPDVQTFAEESTSWPMVSRPTTTGGLGFGFKWDMGWMNDTLRYIARDPFFRHYHHGELGFRSLYANSENFVLPLSHDEVVHGKRSLASKMPGDAWQRLANLRLLFAYMWALPGKKLLFMGGEIAQPYEWNHDGSLDWTGVEAAPERQAVARLVGDLNTVYRREAALHEGDCEPYGFEWIDGSDARASTISFVRWSSSRHAPIVAAFNFTPVPHPCYRIGSPRAGIWREILNTDAADYGGTGWGNLGAVATEDAPMHGKPCSMDLVLPPLAGVWLRWEEPW
- a CDS encoding DUF3536 domain-containing protein translates to MRKPALCIHGHFYQPPRENPWTGRVEAQPSAAPAHDWNERITEECYRPNSAARLLPHAERNLGEREFMNYAHMSFDFGPTLLAYLAREQRDVHEALVAGDRDAVRRFSGHGAAIAQSYSHSILPLASARDRRTEVVWGLRDFELRFGRRSEGLWLPECAADTPTLEELADEGVRFTILSPRQARRIRRIGSENWTMLDGDKTIDTRVPYLVRLGAGRQIAVFFYDGPLAHSVAFGRTLCDGAAFLAALEREHGHLPGLVHFATDGETYGHHQRLGEMGLAWLLESVERGESAFDLTVYGRHLEKQPPIHEVEIFEKSSWSCAHGVERWRSACGCSGGRRQGNQSWRTPLREALDLLRDLLAPIYERECGELLEDPWGARDRFAEVLVRRTPRIENIFLDREAGRVLAEPDKLRALQLLDMQRHALLMYASCAWFFDDLSDIEPLQTVAHAARAIELAGVREVPRLERLFTNALSHAVGNDGATGDVVYERVVAAHRPATDANN